In a single window of the Megalobrama amblycephala isolate DHTTF-2021 linkage group LG3, ASM1881202v1, whole genome shotgun sequence genome:
- the LOC125264383 gene encoding uncharacterized protein LOC125264383: MDHHCRQPDSSDNSGASDKRSDLPPFNCNRNRPENPRSSHDAKLLNPGPPAIYRLNTERKYIDGTDRKVRRWTYGRRDGNKQNKVILIVGETGAGKTTLINTMINYFLGVKFDDQEFYQITDEEEENKDQSQSQTSVVTVYEVFAEKNPTSLTIIDTPGYGDTEGYGKDREISEYLTKLFSDKDGIHYIDAVCFVMKASQNRLSGKELYIFHSVLSLFGRDIENNIVFLLTHSDGGPPTDALSAINKAEIPCRKDEDNEPVHFLFNNRHKEKRDKRYERVLKASWEMGDESMDKFLKLVEERNRKDVQMTLDVLKERKQLEARVSNLMDRINEKDLKIKELDEIQEALKENRDKIERGEKFQFKVTKSYKEKVTIAKEPWWNKNATCCSVCEENCHEWECSWALNAWWCWVMKKNHCTVCTRRCHYTKHVRENSKYMMISKSVTMTFDDLQKQYERTGDQKDTTFNKYEFEKTKMELESNKKVSEEKTTIKEKLSSELEKITNEQSKLLHEAYNTIIGLSKIALKSDSAMTLRHLDFLINRLKDENKDEWIKNLEGLRKAGEEKKNKGAVDQLSFLSGAWKKKK, translated from the exons ATGGATCACCATTGCAGACAGCCTGACTCCAGTGATAACAGCGGCGCTTCAGATAAGCGTAGTGATCTTCCTCCTTTTAACT GTAACAGGAATCGACCAGAGAATCCGCG ATCAAGTCATGATGCCAAACTATTGAATCCAGGTCCTCCAGCGATTTACCGTCTGAACactgaaagaaaatatattgatGGGACTGATAGAAAGGTCAGACGATGGACATATGGACGAAGAGACGGAAACAAGCAGAACAAAGTCATACTGATTGTGGGAGAAACCGGTGCTGGGAAAACCACCCTCATCAACACCATGATCAACTACTTTCTGGGAGTGAAGTTTGACGATCAAGAGTTTTATCAAATCAcagatgaagaagaagaaaataaagATCAATCGCAATCCCAGACATCTGTAGTCACTGTTTACGAGGTGTTTGCTGAAAAGAATCCAACATCTCTGACCATCATTGACACTCCAGGGTATGGAGACACTGAAGGATACGGGAAAGACAGAGAGATTTCTGAATATCTGACCAAATTATTTTCAGATAAGGATGGGATTCATTATATTGATGCAGTGTGTTTTGTGATGAAGGCTTCTCAGAATCGTCTCTCTGGAAAAGAGCTTTACATATTTCACTCAGTTCTGTCTCTGTTTGGTAGAGATATAGAGAACAACATAGTGTTTCTTCTCACACATTCAGATGGAGGACCTCCAACAGATGCTCTCAGTGCAATTAATAAGGCAGAAATACCCTGCAGAAAAGATGAAGACAATGAACCTGTTCACTTCTTATTCAACAATCGACATAAAGAGAAAAGAGACAAACGGTATGAGCGAGTTTTGAAGGCATCATGGGAAATGGGAGATGAAAGCATGGATAAGTTCTTGAAACTTGTGGAAGAAAGGAACAGAAAAGATGTTCAGATGACATTAGATGTTCTGAAAGAGCGAAAACAACTTGAGGCCCGTGTCTCTAATCTGATGGACCGAATCAATGAGAAGgatctaaaaataaaagaacTGGATGAGATTCAGGAAGCCCTCAAAGAGAACAGAGACAAGATTGAGAGAGGTGAAAAGTTTCAGTTTAAAGTCACAAAATCCTACAAAGAAAAAGTCACCATTGCAAAAGAACCGTGGTGGAACAAAAACGCAACCTGCTGCTCCGTCTGTGAGGAAAACTGTCATGAGTGGGAATGCTCATGGGCACTAAATGCCTGGTGGTGTTGGGTCATGAAAAAGAACCACTGCACTGTGTGTACAAGAAGGTGTCATTACACGAAACACGTCAGAGAAAATAGTAAATATATGATGATATCAAAGAGTGTCACAATGACATTTGATGACCTCCAAAAACAGTATGAACGTACTGGTGACCAGAAGGATAccacatttaataaatatgaatttGAAAAAACTAAGATGGAGCTTGAAAGCAACAAAAAAGTGTCTGAGGAAAAAACTAcaataaaagaaaaactgaGCAGTGAACTGGAGAAGATTACAAATGAACAGTCCAAACTGCTGCATGAAGCTTATAACACCATTATTGGTCTGTCAAAGATCGCATTAAAATCAGACAGCGCTATGACTCTTCGCCATCTGGATTTCTTGATTAACAGACTGAAAGATGAGAACAAAGATGAATGGATAAAGAACCTGGAGGGTCTGAGGAAAGCTGgagaagagaagaaaaataAGGGGGCTGTAGATCAGTTGTCATTTTTGTCAGgggcttggaaaaaaaaaaaataa